The Macadamia integrifolia cultivar HAES 741 unplaced genomic scaffold, SCU_Mint_v3 scaffold1790, whole genome shotgun sequence DNA segment CTTTTCTGCAAAAGAAGAACGTGTGGAATACTAATGGCCCTTTTGTTTTCTCAACTTGCAGCCACATCCGGATGTCAAGCCAATGGCATATGCCAACAATTTCATGCGAATGTTCTCTTGATCCTTGGCCCAATGCGAATGCCTCTTGTAAGTTTTTGTTATAAAGTTTATGTTATTTGGTTCAACGGTGGACAACATAGAAAACTATGTCGTTGCAGAAAGTTGCTGATGCAGTTTTGGGTCTTGATACTATTTAAATTCATTTTTCACTCAACTTTCTATGCGCGCACCTCTGCGAAttgtgattattttgatgaGTTGGGCCTAACATGTTTTAAGCCATTACACTAATACTAATCATGGGTACGAtgtaaatttaagaaattcttttGTTCCCTATGCTTTTTAGTATGTTTATTACTGAAATTCTCATTTAAGGTTTCATTATGTATTATTAATGGTTTAGTTAAGACATTGGTTGTCACCACTGGCTGAAGGGTAGGCCTGTCAGCAGGTTGGCTTGATGGGGCTTGCAGTTCAGCCGGTGAACCATTTAAAGCCATGCAATCGCTTGCTTGCGGAAGTCCTGCCCAGCCTGGTTTGGTCCCAAAGGGGGACAACCCATGGACGATAACAGATTTCTGATACACGGGGAATGGTTGCCACCTTCGGTGACTATTTTCATGCTCTACTCGTATCCCCCGCACCTTGTGACCCTGAACCCCTTGACCAGTTGACCCTTCATACCCTTTTTTAATAATGTCATTACAGATGAGGATAATGATCGTTACTCTAACAACGATCCCCTCGGCAGCAGAGATCAAAGGCGTTTTAACATGTCTTGAAGGCTTTCTTTCCTGCTTTTAACAGGATTTTTGAAATGTGTTTGAAGGCAATGTCATGTACCTTATCCACTATATGAGGAGAAACAAGGGGAAAGTGTCTTTTGAGGATATCCTCCTTACTTTTGCAGGAAGGGTTAGTGAACAGATCTTTAGTAATTCCCACTCTTTGGATATTCTGTTCTTGGCTTACCAATTCCATTAACACTTCACACTCGAtcgatttcaatattttttcctataaaacaATAGGAAAAACATATTACCCTAACGTCGTGGGAGACCATTTGCACACAGGTTGCATGTGAGGTGGACGAGGGATTAGAATGTTAGATCTAGTTCTGACCACAACAGTGCACTCCGTCGTTTGAGTTGGAGGATAATGATGGAATTCTGATAAGATGTGGAGATAATCAACATATGGTCAGACCCATAGATACCGAGTTTAACAAATGGTCAGACCCATAGATACTGAGTTTTTGTGGTCCTCAATCCCTTCGGATATCTGTAGAAATGGTAATAGATATTGGAACCTCTTACAAATGCTGTACCAAGAACTGATGCTAGCTACATTTCATCTGGTGCATCTGGATATGGTGTGTAAGACTTTGGCTCTCTCAGATTCAAAGCAAATCTATGCAAAGACTTGGCAGTGGAGACAGTAGTGCGTCTGAAGCGAATTGAAGTAGTGTTTTCGTAGCTCTTCAGATGGTGGAGGAATGGAGGTTTAACCGACATGTAGGCTTCTTGCAGATCAACTTGTCTGTGGACACGGATCTCCCCAGTAGCATAGGATGTCTGGCACTCCCCAGGCAGGCACTCCTCGTTGTCAGATGTGTGTTGGGAGAGAGGATTTGGTTTTCCCAATTAATGGTAAAACTGGGCATTTTGGGATCGGGTCCTATCCAATGTATGCAGCACACATCGGACAATTGACAGCACCCTTGACGGTTAGATGCACATTGgcgcacttgagaggatctagTTCTTATTTTCTGCCGCCGCATCCTAGGTCTAGGCAAACCAGAGCGGTAgggttctttttctttgagaTGTATATAGAATTCTCTATAATGGGGTCCCACCTATGTTGGGCTCTTAGTCTCTTACCACATCGCCTCCGGTATACTCTACAAGGTGGTCAAACATTTCCCTTTGGCTCAAGAACCAACTAATTTTTACACCTTAAGTGGGCctattaatttatttacaaGATACCCCTAAAGCTTCAAAGAAAAACTTGGTTGTACAAGATGTTTCTAATCTTTCAGGCAGGGTTTGAAAACTTGGAATCGGAATCTGAATCATTTAGTGCTGATTCCTAATTCGAATCGGTAAAATTTGTCAAAACCAGTCAGTAATCAGAGTAATCATTCTAAATCGGTAGGACCGTTCAGTGTCGATTCGATTCATGATCTGATATAATGATTTTTGAAACCTTGCTCAGAGGGGAAGCATTAGAAACTAAGACCAGCATAAATATTCACTATGacttcatttggttgcaagagaaattaaagggaagagaagtgaatttTGAAACCTAAAAGGTAATCCTTATCCTACATtattgtataaactatttaaatgtcttatcttatttttttaatggtattTTCTAGATACAATTTTCCTTATGTTGTGACCCTTGTATTAGTGTGGGAACCAATGAGATCGCATGCAAAGGCAACAACATGGATCGGATTTTGAAATCATAGTTGGGCTGGTCATTTTGCATGTTTCCCATTTTccctatttattttattttttaaatcaaaaggatttaaatgcaaagtaaaatgaatttttataaataaaatataaaatgaattGGTATTCGGTAATGAAAAGGACATGAACAAAAAGACCTAACAAAAGGATATGTTAGGACTATAGTTTTCacatggggaaaagaaaaaagtcagCTGGTGAACACTACTCTCTCTCGAAATGACAAATCTATACCGTATAGTGAGagaaaagagatagacacagaaaTTCTAACGTACCTATGTAGCTGGACAGAAAACTCAATCTCTTTTCACGTATAGAATTAATGAAGAAGTGGTAAAACAAGACTACACTCAGCCACCTTCTCCCAGTCCGTGTCGATTTTGTACAAGGCAAGACGAGAGATCTGGAAGGTCAGGCTGCCTATGTTCTCATCAAAGACTTCAGCTTTCTCTTgggctttcttcttctcctcatctGTTAAATCCCCATAGAGGAGGCTCAAGTGTGGCATATAAGCTACATAAGTGTGAACAAGAAAACGCATTGATCAGCAAAAGAAAAGATAGTGTCCATTATAATCGTTGAAACAAAACATACTGCACTATGATAAAAGGAATATCTTGTTATAATCAAGTTGGGTGTAGAGTATTGTATTAAGttcggtaaaaaaaaataaatagaaatgaaCACTCTCTCGTCACACGGCCCTGCACCTAGACACGAAGGGTGTGAAATGATAACCCCACCTCCCACGAGACCTAAAAATTCCACTCCTATTGGCATAAAAATCGTTTAGGTAAAGCAATGAGCGGtagtgaggatccaacggctGGAGTGCATGTTGGGCCCTCCCgccattggatcctcactgccaTTCACTACTCACCACAAAGGATTTGAACCCCTCTTATTGATGCCCATATTTCATTTGCCCACACACTGGTGCAAAGGCCATGCaactttttttccccaaaaaaaatatcataaccTCAATGTTTGCCCTTTGGTATagcataatttttatttttaactgaGAATAGATCTTATCATTTCATACAAATACTAATTATATAACTATTAATGAGGGTAAATCTTTTTATTTCACATAAGTattacattaaataacttttaatttttcaaaaatctcTTTTTACCCGTGCATTAAATGCTTCATTATATTACTCTTGAGAATAAAAATATGAACaactaaaagaaaataacagcTTATTAGTTCACCACTTTGTTGACAAGTTGCTTTCAATGAAAAACCCTATAAATATAATCTGAATATTTTTCCAATGTAtcgttataaaaaaaaaaaaaatagtgtatAGAAATATCAATTGCTCTTTGAATCTCGAAAACTTTTGAGATGAAAATTTAGTTGTGCCTCAattgtgcctttttttttttttttttttttttttggagtgggtAGACAATGTTGCTCTTTCCAAAGttgaaaatggtgaaaaatGAATCTCTATTTATTGCATCAAGGATGGATAATTTTGACTTTATCAAATGAGGATTGAagcgtttaaaaaaaaaaaaaaaaaaaaccaattacatGGTCACATCATTAATGGGGGAGAGATCTCTCTACTCCACCGATGATGGAAAACGTTATTCCCTCAAATTATatgtctttcattcaaatcaaGTAATCTTTACCCCACCATTACCCCAACTCCCCACCCCCCgccctcaaaaaaaaatatatatatatatatatacatataatcaACTAATGACCATTTGCTAAGTTtactaattaatttttctaGTATGGCCCAAtttgaaaagagttaaaataaGTCTCATGTTCTGTTTTCCAGTTCTCACTTCCTTAGCCCTATAAATTTTCTGATTCCTATGTTATCTTTGATTAGACcatagtttatttatttttttcgtgTGTGTGTGTTATGAAGGATCAAGAACAGGGGTCCtcttaaatagaaaaataaagtaaaggGATCCCATAATattttcagtaaaaaaaaactGGAACAGAGGATTCTTTTACGATAATCAAAATGAATACTGGAGATAACCAACAACCACAGTTTAAGAACATATGAAATAGAAATTGTGTAGAGGAAGCAACAGAGTTGTAGAGTGTGACTCACGGGTTGAATTCTTGTATCCGAAGCAGTCATTGATTTTCTCGGCAGTTGACATCACCTACATCGACAgaattccaaaataaaaaaaaataaaaaataaaaaataaataaaataaaaaaaaacttatcagaACGACGAACAATCACAAGCTTCGATTTTTCGAAACAGAACACAAATCACTGAACTAATTGATTACAAATACCTAAAATTCATGATTTCAATTTGATAGAGAGAATAAATTAATTGCAGATTACCTCAGGAGTGGTGTGGAGGCGAAGGAAGACGCATTGATAGAAGAAAGTTCCGGTAGCTACCGAATCAACTTGAGCTGTAAAAGATTTCAGACCTTCGCAGGCGGAATTGAACTTTTGAAGGGCATCGGACTTGGTGAGACGAATAATTCCGACGACGGTGATGTGTGGCTCGAATTCGGGACCTCCGAAATCGGATCTCAGACCTTTCATCACCGCCTTCAATCTCTGGTTCACATCTTCAGGTGGTAATGCGAAGACTGAATAATCATGTTCTTCATCTGCAACTCCAGCTCCTGCCATGGATAGAAGATCGAAGATAACCGGATCGATACTTAACAGCGTATAAATATTTCAATGCGTATAAAGAGTTGAGAATTGACAGATGAGTCGCGGTTATTTGAAGAAAATGCAGAGGTGCTCAAGTAGTGCCTTCCACGTTTGTATGTGTCAAAAAAAACGATTGTGCGAATACGATGTCATGTGATATGATATGTATCACCCTTTGTTTTGATCCTCTTATTCGGTATCACCTTTTCACCGAAAAGA contains these protein-coding regions:
- the LOC122064845 gene encoding cyclic phosphodiesterase-like: MAGAGVADEEHDYSVFALPPEDVNQRLKAVMKGLRSDFGGPEFEPHITVVGIIRLTKSDALQKFNSACEGLKSFTAQVDSVATGTFFYQCVFLRLHTTPEVMSTAEKINDCFGYKNSTPYMPHLSLLYGDLTDEEKKKAQEKAEVFDENIGSLTFQISRLALYKIDTDWEKVAECSLVLPLLH